The following proteins are encoded in a genomic region of Thermococcus henrietii:
- a CDS encoding HAD family hydrolase, giving the protein MLVLVDLDDTLCNTWEAGKRTILRAVPFLVRRGKFRALLYLLVAKYRGLEDSERLHTLDLHELVEELFGRIYPEITERELVELSTFVENHFFRHLRLYDDAVPFLEGIKELGARVVLITDSSTNWQRKKLEVLGIMDYFDDVIISGETGHSKFESHNFRLALERFPDKEVYVVGDRDETDMAGARAIGAVGILVRRGYFSGKRVRNADYIVRNLLEALEVIKREHQARAQA; this is encoded by the coding sequence ATGCTCGTGCTCGTGGACCTTGACGATACCCTTTGCAACACGTGGGAAGCTGGAAAAAGGACAATACTCCGAGCGGTTCCTTTTCTCGTTCGTCGGGGCAAGTTCAGGGCCCTCCTTTACCTCTTGGTAGCTAAGTACCGGGGTCTGGAGGACTCTGAAAGACTCCATACCCTTGACCTTCACGAGCTCGTTGAGGAGCTCTTTGGGAGGATATACCCTGAAATCACGGAGAGGGAGCTTGTTGAGCTGTCCACCTTCGTTGAAAATCATTTTTTCAGGCATCTAAGGCTCTACGATGATGCCGTTCCCTTCTTGGAGGGCATTAAGGAGCTCGGTGCGAGGGTTGTCCTTATAACCGATTCCTCAACAAACTGGCAGAGGAAGAAGCTTGAGGTCCTGGGGATAATGGATTACTTTGACGACGTAATCATAAGCGGTGAAACCGGCCACAGCAAGTTCGAGAGCCACAACTTCCGCCTCGCCCTAGAAAGGTTTCCGGACAAAGAGGTATACGTCGTTGGCGACCGCGACGAGACCGATATGGCGGGTGCACGGGCCATAGGAGCGGTGGGTATACTCGTGAGGCGGGGTTACTTCAGCGGGAAGAGGGTCAGGAACGCCGACTACATTGTGAGGAACCTTCTTGAAGCCCTGGAGGTGATTAAACGTGAGCATCAAGCGAGAGCTCAAGCGTAA
- the ttuA gene encoding tRNA-5-methyluridine(54) 2-sulfurtransferase, with protein sequence MRCKFCEKPAFIKLHYPRMYLCPEHFKEYFERKVRRTIERYKMLKPDERVLVVVSGGKDSAVTAYILKKLGYNIECLHINLGIGEYSEKSESYAKKQCEALDVPLHIVRVRELLGKGIGEVRTRRPTCSYCGLTKRYIFNKFAYDNGFDAVATGHNLDDEASFIFSNMMHWNTQYLAKQGPVTLSQFNGKLVKKVKPLYEVTEREVVAYALANGIDYMMEECPHAVGATTIEYKEILNEMEEKRPGTKINFVKGFLRKRHLFEAELQEAELRECRVCGMPSSGDVCSFCRFWRLEKPIDFRVRQ encoded by the coding sequence ATGAGATGCAAGTTCTGTGAGAAACCTGCCTTCATCAAGCTCCACTATCCGAGGATGTACCTCTGCCCGGAGCACTTTAAGGAGTACTTCGAGAGAAAGGTCAGGCGGACGATAGAGCGCTACAAGATGCTCAAACCGGACGAGAGGGTTTTGGTCGTCGTCAGCGGTGGAAAGGACTCGGCCGTTACCGCTTACATCCTCAAGAAGCTCGGCTACAACATCGAGTGCCTCCACATAAACCTTGGCATCGGCGAGTACAGCGAGAAGAGCGAGAGCTACGCTAAAAAGCAGTGCGAGGCCTTAGATGTTCCGCTTCACATCGTCCGCGTTAGGGAACTCCTCGGGAAGGGAATCGGCGAGGTCAGGACGAGAAGGCCGACGTGCTCCTACTGTGGGCTCACCAAGAGGTACATATTCAACAAGTTCGCCTACGACAACGGCTTCGACGCCGTCGCTACCGGCCACAACCTCGACGACGAGGCGAGCTTCATCTTCTCGAACATGATGCACTGGAACACGCAGTACTTGGCGAAGCAGGGGCCGGTGACGCTGAGCCAGTTCAACGGCAAGCTCGTGAAGAAGGTCAAACCGCTGTACGAGGTCACCGAGAGGGAGGTTGTTGCATACGCCCTCGCCAACGGCATCGATTACATGATGGAGGAGTGCCCGCACGCCGTTGGAGCGACGACGATTGAATACAAGGAGATACTCAACGAGATGGAAGAGAAGAGGCCCGGGACGAAAATCAACTTCGTCAAGGGCTTTCTAAGAAAGAGGCACCTCTTCGAGGCAGAGCTCCAGGAAGCGGAGCTGAGGGAGTGCAGAGTCTGCGGAATGCCGTCGAGCGGTGATGTCTGTTCGTTCTGCAGGTTCTGGAGGCTTGAGAAGCCGATAGACTTCAGGGTGAGGCAATGA
- a CDS encoding TIGR00304 family membrane protein — protein MKGEVLIGAGIVLILIGFLLVFVGTLVSAFGSGGDVEGGGVIMIGPIPIVFGTNRNAVTVASIIALVLMLLWIVGVLLVRRG, from the coding sequence ATGAAGGGAGAGGTATTGATAGGGGCCGGCATCGTGCTGATACTCATAGGCTTTCTGTTGGTCTTCGTGGGAACTCTCGTCTCGGCGTTTGGGAGTGGGGGAGACGTTGAGGGAGGAGGAGTGATAATGATTGGCCCCATCCCGATAGTCTTCGGCACGAACAGAAACGCGGTAACGGTGGCCTCAATAATCGCGCTCGTTCTCATGCTCCTCTGGATAGTCGGTGTTCTCCTCGTCAGGAGGGGATGA
- a CDS encoding cation:proton antiporter, with product MYLGYLALLLVVAKSLEWAFERIEIHPIIAHVVTGIVLGPFILGIVQPGEELKVLAEFGLIMMMLYMGLTSNFSAIAQNTGKAVLVASLGVAFSFLFGFMTVYSFGKGTAAAIFIGAVLGNTAIEVTSGVLVRERVKREVSSILMGAAFVDDIIAVYLIGIITGMTKGSLSAPFLGVLTVKIFAFIVSALLVSELVFKRSKWFYSIVKNLNVFFTFTLILTFTLAIIAEWVGLNQIIGAYLAGLTISRLRERKDPLVVTRIKLNELIEDLQVVLTEFFIPLFFIYVGLVFNPPVNALSPALIGLLYVSAVLGKLIGCGLGAKLSGLDWNDSITVGIGMGGRGSLELAILTFGLNAGIIDQALFASVVTVSMLTALTTPIFFKKYIEKVKA from the coding sequence GTGTACCTCGGCTACCTCGCCCTTCTCCTGGTCGTTGCCAAGAGCCTCGAGTGGGCGTTTGAGAGAATTGAAATACACCCCATAATAGCCCACGTCGTCACGGGCATAGTCTTGGGTCCGTTCATCCTCGGAATCGTTCAACCGGGAGAGGAGCTCAAAGTTTTAGCGGAGTTCGGGCTCATAATGATGATGCTCTACATGGGTCTAACCAGCAACTTCTCGGCGATAGCCCAGAACACAGGGAAGGCCGTGCTCGTGGCGTCCCTCGGCGTTGCGTTTTCGTTCCTCTTCGGGTTCATGACGGTCTATTCGTTTGGAAAGGGAACTGCCGCGGCAATCTTCATAGGCGCTGTTCTTGGAAACACGGCCATAGAGGTTACAAGTGGCGTCCTTGTCAGAGAGCGGGTGAAGCGGGAAGTTTCCTCGATTCTAATGGGTGCGGCCTTCGTTGACGACATAATAGCGGTTTACCTCATAGGAATAATCACCGGAATGACCAAGGGAAGCCTCAGCGCGCCCTTCCTCGGCGTTTTAACCGTCAAGATATTCGCCTTCATAGTCTCAGCCCTGCTCGTTTCTGAACTGGTCTTTAAGAGGTCCAAGTGGTTCTACTCCATAGTCAAAAACCTCAACGTTTTTTTCACATTCACCCTCATCCTCACGTTCACTCTGGCCATAATAGCGGAATGGGTTGGCTTAAACCAGATAATCGGGGCCTACCTGGCGGGACTCACCATAAGCAGGCTCCGCGAGAGGAAGGACCCGCTCGTCGTCACGAGGATTAAGCTCAACGAGCTTATTGAGGACCTTCAGGTCGTCCTCACTGAGTTCTTCATACCCCTGTTCTTCATCTACGTTGGCCTCGTCTTCAACCCGCCGGTAAATGCCCTCAGCCCCGCCCTCATAGGCCTCCTCTACGTCTCGGCTGTTCTCGGAAAGCTTATCGGGTGCGGTCTCGGCGCAAAGCTCTCGGGCCTCGATTGGAACGATTCCATCACCGTCGGCATAGGAATGGGCGGAAGGGGAAGCCTTGAGCTCGCGATACTCACTTTCGGCCTCAACGCGGGCATAATCGACCAAGCCCTCTTCGCAAGCGTCGTAACGGTCTCGATGCTGACGGCGCTGACGACACCAATATTCTTTAAGAAGTATATCGAAAAGGTAAAAGCTTAA
- a CDS encoding diacylglycerol/polyprenol kinase family protein, with amino-acid sequence MSIKRELKRKALHLTGLLIPAFYLLLGRDFTISFIGVSFLTFVVLEPFRVIEEWRDSIKRRLGVYAPPEVMSRIEQIENHIDDITRSHERNRVAAHIYFAAASFIVVYFFPKRIAIGAIGLATLGDALAAIIGKTFGKHRFSNGKSLEGSLAYFITGMVLLTPLVGPVPAFVGSLAGMIAEFYNLPPDDNFSNQLAVALALYVASFL; translated from the coding sequence GTGAGCATCAAGCGAGAGCTCAAGCGTAAGGCCCTTCACCTCACTGGACTTCTAATCCCGGCCTTCTACCTCCTCCTGGGCAGGGACTTCACTATATCCTTCATCGGCGTATCGTTCCTCACGTTCGTCGTTCTCGAACCCTTCCGAGTAATTGAGGAGTGGCGCGACTCCATAAAGCGGCGTCTCGGTGTCTATGCTCCCCCAGAGGTCATGAGCAGGATAGAGCAGATTGAAAACCACATAGACGACATCACCCGCTCCCACGAGAGGAACCGTGTCGCGGCACACATCTACTTCGCGGCGGCTTCCTTCATCGTCGTTTACTTCTTCCCCAAGAGGATAGCCATAGGTGCGATAGGGCTCGCCACCCTCGGCGACGCGCTCGCAGCGATAATCGGGAAGACCTTTGGCAAACACCGCTTCTCCAACGGCAAGAGCTTGGAGGGTAGCCTCGCCTACTTCATTACCGGAATGGTGCTACTGACTCCCCTCGTGGGTCCGGTTCCGGCCTTCGTGGGTTCTCTCGCAGGGATGATAGCGGAGTTCTACAATCTCCCACCGGACGACAACTTCTCCAACCAGCTCGCCGTTGCGCTCGCGCTCTACGTTGCCTCGTTCCTTTGA
- a CDS encoding alpha-amylase/4-alpha-glucanotransferase domain-containing protein, whose translation MKLIFGIHNHQPLGNFGWVFESAYERAYKPFLETLEEYPNMKVAVHYSGPLLEWIAGNRPEHLDLLKSLVRRGQVEIIVAGFYEPVLASIPEEDRVEQINLLKEFAGKLGYDARGLWLTERVWEPELVKTLRKAGIEYVVVDDYHFMSAGLPKESLYWPYYTEDGGETVVVFPIDEKLRYLIPFRPVEKTIDYLHSLDDGDESKVAVFHDDGEKFGVWPGTYEWVHEKGWLREFFDRISSDERIEVLLYSEYLRQFRPRGLVYLPIASYFEMSEWSLPAEQARLFVEFVNLLKAEGIFDRYRVFVRGGIWKNFFFKYPEGNYTHKRMLMVSKLVRNNPEARRFLLKAQCNDAYWHGVFGGIYLPHLRRAIWENIIRANSYVSTGTFVRDIDFDGLEEVFIEGENFYYSFKPGLGGSLVELSSKERAVNYADVLARRYEHYHSTGSAVPEEEGDGVESIHELSGEVPEEIRKEVAYDSVRRALLQDRFLKPETTLDDFRLNRYEPLTDFAGKPYWYSLDGNGLRLWRNEGDFSVVKVFRPDEKGFTVDYTVSGRGTFAVELNVAVHSVMEAPGELEGLRIEVNDRYAVGRFTVELDRKARIWKFPVKTLSKSESGWDFIQQGVSYTFLFPLDGELKFGLRFSEL comes from the coding sequence ATGAAGCTGATATTCGGAATCCACAACCACCAGCCCCTCGGCAACTTCGGCTGGGTTTTCGAGAGCGCCTACGAGAGGGCCTACAAACCGTTCCTTGAGACGCTCGAAGAGTATCCAAACATGAAGGTTGCCGTCCACTACTCCGGCCCACTCCTGGAGTGGATAGCCGGCAACAGACCGGAGCACCTCGACCTTCTTAAAAGCCTCGTGAGGAGGGGTCAGGTCGAGATTATCGTTGCCGGCTTCTACGAGCCGGTTCTGGCATCAATTCCAGAGGAAGACCGGGTCGAGCAGATTAACCTCCTCAAGGAATTCGCCGGAAAGCTCGGCTACGATGCCAGGGGGCTCTGGCTGACCGAGAGGGTCTGGGAGCCCGAACTCGTGAAAACCTTGCGGAAGGCGGGGATAGAATACGTTGTCGTTGACGACTACCACTTCATGAGCGCCGGCCTGCCGAAGGAAAGCCTCTACTGGCCCTACTACACGGAGGACGGCGGTGAAACTGTGGTGGTCTTCCCGATTGACGAGAAGCTCAGGTACCTCATCCCCTTCCGCCCGGTGGAGAAGACGATTGACTACCTCCACTCCCTCGACGACGGCGACGAGAGCAAGGTAGCGGTCTTCCACGACGACGGCGAGAAGTTCGGCGTCTGGCCCGGAACCTACGAGTGGGTTCACGAGAAGGGCTGGCTCAGGGAGTTCTTTGACAGGATTTCGAGCGACGAGAGGATAGAGGTTCTCCTCTACTCCGAGTACCTGAGGCAATTCAGGCCGAGGGGCCTCGTCTACCTGCCGATAGCTTCCTACTTCGAGATGAGCGAGTGGTCCCTACCGGCGGAGCAGGCGAGGCTCTTCGTCGAGTTCGTGAACCTGCTGAAGGCCGAGGGGATTTTTGACCGCTACCGCGTCTTCGTAAGGGGCGGAATCTGGAAGAACTTCTTCTTCAAGTACCCCGAGGGCAACTACACCCACAAGAGGATGCTGATGGTCAGTAAACTCGTGAGGAACAACCCTGAGGCGAGGCGGTTCCTTCTGAAGGCCCAGTGCAACGACGCCTACTGGCACGGCGTCTTCGGCGGAATCTACCTCCCGCACCTCCGCAGGGCCATCTGGGAGAACATCATAAGGGCGAACAGCTACGTTTCCACTGGAACGTTCGTTCGCGACATTGACTTCGACGGCCTCGAGGAGGTCTTCATCGAGGGAGAGAACTTTTACTACTCCTTCAAGCCCGGCCTCGGCGGTTCTCTCGTCGAGCTGAGCTCGAAAGAACGGGCAGTTAACTACGCCGACGTCCTGGCAAGGCGCTACGAGCACTACCACTCCACCGGAAGCGCCGTCCCGGAGGAAGAGGGCGACGGTGTCGAGAGCATTCACGAGCTTTCGGGCGAGGTTCCGGAGGAGATTAGGAAAGAGGTCGCCTATGATTCAGTCAGGAGGGCGCTCCTCCAGGACCGGTTCCTGAAGCCTGAAACGACCCTCGACGACTTCAGGCTGAACCGCTACGAACCTTTAACTGACTTCGCTGGAAAGCCCTACTGGTATTCGCTCGATGGAAACGGGCTGAGGCTCTGGAGGAATGAGGGGGACTTCTCGGTCGTCAAGGTCTTCAGGCCGGATGAGAAGGGCTTCACTGTTGACTACACCGTCTCGGGAAGGGGGACCTTCGCGGTCGAGCTTAACGTTGCAGTCCACAGCGTGATGGAGGCGCCGGGGGAGCTGGAAGGCTTGAGGATTGAGGTGAACGACAGATACGCCGTCGGGAGGTTCACCGTTGAGCTCGATAGAAAAGCGAGAATATGGAAGTTCCCGGTAAAAACGCTGAGCAAGAGCGAAAGCGGGTGGGACTTCATTCAGCAGGGTGTCAGCTACACCTTCCTGTTCCCGCTCGACGGGGAGCTGAAGTTCGGACTCCGCTTTTCGGAGCTTTGA
- a CDS encoding glycosyltransferase family 2 protein, translating to MLVPVPYILEAVLLFLFLMVSSGLIFYTLLVLATRRGYPMKSKPVPRGFFEPTVYVLIPAHNEEAVIERTARSVLNQDYSNFKVFLINDNSTDGTLEVMRKIESSWRGKVFVINVPPHRGRSKPRAINYALELIEKAFKRPDYVFLLDADYLIGPSALRTLVGIMEGAPNYVIGVQGNVRPRNWNRNFITRFITLERLVGFNVAIEGDMKLNENGKYGGTVALLRFSHLLRLGKFREDSVTEDTDLWARALIEGYRFWYYHGVVGWEEAVETLRDYVRQRSRWAQGHLQVMLDYYWPVLRSCSGLVEAFIEHFYMMSYLVPVFWFLSVVLNGYLVLSGGVPLTLARPRLFLSVSILAFLVFWFSVAYANWLEWRRTGFGVQWWFVVAYPLYFLLFVIAGVVYTMRGLLRLLAGRLHWEKTRRFT from the coding sequence GTGTTAGTTCCGGTTCCCTACATACTTGAGGCCGTTCTCCTGTTCCTCTTTTTGATGGTCTCGTCCGGCCTTATCTTTTACACCCTCCTGGTTCTGGCCACCCGCAGGGGTTATCCAATGAAGTCAAAACCCGTCCCCCGAGGCTTCTTTGAACCGACAGTTTACGTGCTTATTCCCGCTCACAACGAGGAGGCCGTCATAGAGAGAACGGCCCGCTCCGTGCTCAACCAGGACTACTCGAACTTCAAGGTTTTCCTGATAAACGACAACTCCACCGATGGAACGCTGGAGGTCATGAGAAAGATTGAATCCTCATGGCGTGGAAAGGTTTTCGTCATCAACGTCCCTCCCCACAGGGGCAGGAGCAAGCCGAGGGCCATTAACTACGCTCTCGAACTCATTGAGAAGGCATTTAAACGGCCAGACTACGTTTTTCTTCTCGATGCAGACTACCTCATTGGACCGAGCGCTTTGAGAACCCTCGTCGGTATCATGGAGGGAGCACCGAACTACGTCATCGGCGTTCAGGGCAACGTCAGGCCGAGGAACTGGAACAGGAACTTCATCACGCGCTTTATAACCCTCGAGAGGCTGGTGGGTTTCAACGTGGCCATCGAGGGGGACATGAAGCTCAACGAGAACGGCAAATACGGAGGAACTGTGGCGTTGCTCCGCTTCTCACACCTTCTGCGCCTCGGCAAGTTCCGCGAGGACTCCGTCACTGAAGACACGGACCTCTGGGCGAGGGCGCTCATCGAGGGCTACCGCTTCTGGTACTACCACGGCGTCGTCGGCTGGGAGGAGGCCGTCGAAACGCTCAGGGACTACGTTAGACAGCGCTCCCGCTGGGCCCAGGGGCACCTTCAAGTCATGCTCGACTACTACTGGCCGGTTCTGAGGAGTTGTTCTGGCCTTGTGGAGGCCTTCATAGAGCACTTCTACATGATGAGCTACCTCGTTCCGGTTTTCTGGTTCCTGTCCGTTGTCCTCAATGGCTACCTCGTCCTCTCCGGAGGCGTCCCGCTGACCCTTGCTAGGCCTCGGCTTTTCCTCTCTGTTTCGATTCTCGCGTTCCTTGTCTTCTGGTTCTCCGTCGCTTATGCCAACTGGCTTGAGTGGAGGAGAACGGGTTTTGGTGTCCAGTGGTGGTTTGTGGTTGCCTACCCTCTATACTTCCTCCTCTTTGTCATCGCGGGCGTTGTATACACGATGCGCGGCCTGTTGAGACTCCTCGCTGGTAGGCTTCACTGGGAGAAGACGAGGCGCTTCACTTGA
- a CDS encoding DUF257 family protein has product MLDDIISGLWESLKRGEVVILERSDVKDQYRGLYQLITWGLSKGYSILVVDVVDSLHLLKAKAKLAGFDGETFEKVSVIKIGGKTKVGNVVAWISDLSEPVIVAGKFREAYEKFVEENAPVLTIALGVEKLFVASEVLPKNVHLVLSLVSRYVGDDRRLAVHFVKTGLLDESRRFLLNLLEDIATTVIRVSSNGKMTEFKVVKSIKKDMEGVSIRI; this is encoded by the coding sequence ATGCTGGATGACATCATCTCCGGGCTATGGGAATCCCTCAAGAGGGGAGAGGTCGTCATACTGGAACGCTCCGACGTCAAGGACCAGTACCGGGGGCTGTATCAGCTCATAACGTGGGGACTCTCCAAGGGCTACTCGATACTCGTTGTTGATGTCGTTGATTCCCTCCACCTCCTCAAGGCCAAGGCAAAACTGGCCGGCTTTGACGGGGAGACCTTCGAGAAAGTCAGCGTCATAAAGATAGGAGGAAAAACCAAGGTTGGAAACGTCGTTGCGTGGATAAGCGACCTAAGCGAGCCCGTAATAGTGGCTGGGAAGTTTAGAGAAGCCTACGAGAAGTTCGTCGAGGAGAATGCACCGGTTCTCACGATAGCGCTCGGAGTCGAGAAGCTGTTCGTCGCCTCGGAGGTGCTACCAAAGAACGTTCACCTCGTTCTGAGTCTCGTTTCAAGGTACGTTGGAGATGACAGGAGACTCGCTGTTCACTTCGTAAAGACGGGCCTCCTCGATGAGAGCAGGCGGTTCCTGCTGAACCTCCTGGAAGACATAGCCACGACAGTAATCAGGGTTTCCTCAAACGGCAAGATGACCGAGTTTAAAGTTGTGAAGTCAATAAAGAAGGACATGGAAGGGGTTTCCATAAGAATATAA
- a CDS encoding 6-pyruvoyl-tetrahydropterin synthase-related protein gives MRRAYVLLLLTVSVLEFLPLFLAPAQPALRGDNLGHLFKVHELMDVGWKPWIEEWYAGFPFLRFYPPASYLTAAFFGKLLGSALRGYAVTLMLSAFLGALALHFYLKRLKREPYMAPLVFLLFPWHLGVAYIEGNFPRANAINLSPLFLLGVLLLSEHRERYLILSALSISLVLLTHHSIVIPLLILALALHWESLGELRVIGNSLRVAGAVIFLTAFWYIPFFYDRKWADFWRMDMSPWLFKHYSLSPSYLTRPEMAMPLVLTILLWGMARKLGRGDIRKMVLLAAAVYLSLGYYSPTPWLYSLPIVSLIPPYRWLDVTNVLVPLIVADALSGLEVRKATAAGLITLVVLLVPFTGEIPSIGSIPQDTLQLAGYLAEQPGSSWRFLVNNPGAVYSYLPALSGKDTLNGWYHEGNPADREIDRLWYLIATNGNASPYLKAYDVRYLINAKEPGYVKVATIGRYGVYEANVSFVQPVSALMVGHFYDLPLDYAYTKRLPLNISGVNVIIYSGNPDNETAKRLLKFLKGGGTLVWVPNKTGVLFGVNASVRTINSSELSSAVYNVSRFAQFRYENSPWYGPVFTNVTPIVRMGNWTLIGVKRVGRGTLYALGGNFLYHIAYTGSKYELEILRDLIPHEKIKIARLTRGEGSYSFEVTTERPALLRVSEAYFPYWRVYVNGREVKVTRDDRTGLTLINVGKGASEVSAVFKDPLERLRYYSALAWAILALYALMKFAPMRRLSGPER, from the coding sequence GTGAGGAGAGCATACGTCCTGCTCCTACTGACGGTCTCGGTACTTGAGTTCCTACCCCTGTTCCTAGCCCCTGCCCAGCCGGCCCTGAGGGGGGACAACCTCGGGCACCTCTTCAAGGTCCACGAGCTCATGGATGTCGGCTGGAAACCTTGGATAGAGGAGTGGTACGCGGGCTTCCCCTTCCTCAGGTTTTATCCTCCCGCATCTTACCTGACCGCGGCGTTCTTTGGGAAACTTCTCGGGAGCGCCCTCAGGGGCTATGCGGTTACACTGATGCTGAGCGCGTTCCTCGGGGCGCTCGCCCTCCACTTCTACCTCAAGAGGCTCAAGAGAGAACCGTACATGGCACCTCTCGTTTTCCTTCTCTTCCCCTGGCACCTCGGAGTTGCGTACATCGAGGGCAACTTCCCGAGGGCGAACGCCATAAACCTCTCCCCGCTCTTTCTCCTTGGAGTTCTCCTCCTGTCGGAGCACAGGGAGAGGTACCTCATCCTTTCGGCACTCTCCATTTCACTCGTCCTCCTAACGCACCATTCAATTGTGATTCCGCTCCTGATTCTCGCGCTCGCACTTCACTGGGAGAGTCTCGGAGAGCTCCGCGTCATAGGAAACTCCCTGAGGGTCGCCGGCGCGGTGATTTTTCTAACGGCGTTCTGGTACATCCCGTTCTTCTACGACAGAAAATGGGCCGACTTCTGGAGGATGGACATGAGCCCGTGGCTGTTTAAGCACTACAGCCTCAGCCCAAGTTACCTCACGAGGCCAGAAATGGCCATGCCACTCGTCCTAACAATCCTTCTCTGGGGGATGGCTCGGAAGTTAGGGAGGGGCGACATTAGGAAGATGGTCCTCCTTGCAGCCGCCGTTTACCTCAGCCTCGGCTATTACTCCCCAACCCCCTGGCTGTACTCACTCCCGATTGTTTCCCTGATTCCCCCGTACAGGTGGCTCGATGTCACGAACGTCCTCGTTCCCCTCATAGTAGCCGACGCGCTAAGTGGGCTGGAAGTTAGGAAAGCAACGGCCGCGGGGCTAATCACCCTCGTCGTGTTGCTCGTGCCGTTCACAGGGGAGATTCCTTCTATTGGTAGCATTCCCCAAGACACGCTTCAACTTGCGGGATACCTCGCGGAACAACCTGGGAGTAGTTGGCGCTTTCTTGTGAACAACCCCGGGGCGGTTTACAGCTATCTGCCGGCCCTCTCAGGAAAGGACACGCTCAACGGCTGGTACCATGAGGGCAATCCAGCCGACAGGGAGATAGACAGGCTCTGGTACCTGATTGCAACCAATGGTAACGCGAGCCCCTACCTGAAGGCCTACGACGTGAGGTACCTAATCAACGCTAAGGAGCCGGGCTACGTGAAGGTGGCCACGATTGGGAGGTATGGGGTCTATGAAGCCAACGTCAGCTTCGTCCAGCCGGTGTCAGCCTTGATGGTTGGTCATTTCTACGACCTGCCCCTCGACTACGCTTATACGAAGAGACTCCCCCTCAACATCTCGGGGGTGAACGTTATAATATACTCCGGCAACCCAGACAACGAAACGGCGAAGAGACTCCTCAAATTCCTGAAAGGAGGTGGAACCCTCGTATGGGTTCCAAATAAGACCGGTGTGCTCTTTGGGGTCAACGCATCTGTGAGGACGATAAACTCCTCAGAGTTATCATCGGCAGTTTACAACGTCTCACGCTTCGCACAGTTCAGGTATGAAAACTCCCCATGGTACGGACCGGTGTTCACGAACGTCACACCGATAGTGAGGATGGGCAACTGGACGCTCATCGGCGTTAAAAGGGTTGGTAGGGGAACTCTCTACGCCCTCGGCGGCAACTTCCTCTACCACATAGCCTACACGGGCTCGAAGTACGAGCTGGAAATCCTGAGGGACTTAATCCCCCACGAAAAAATCAAGATAGCGAGACTCACCCGCGGTGAGGGTAGCTACTCCTTCGAGGTCACCACCGAAAGGCCGGCTCTCCTCCGCGTTTCGGAGGCGTACTTTCCATACTGGAGGGTCTATGTGAACGGACGTGAAGTTAAGGTCACCCGGGATGACAGAACGGGACTGACGTTAATAAACGTTGGGAAGGGAGCTTCAGAGGTAAGTGCTGTTTTTAAGGACCCTCTTGAGCGACTCCGCTACTATTCAGCACTCGCTTGGGCAATACTGGCTCTCTACGCTCTGATGAAGTTCGCGCCGATGAGGAGACTTTCGGGCCCTGAGCGATGA